A section of the Cloacibacillus sp. An23 genome encodes:
- a CDS encoding DUF362 domain-containing protein: MILGLSLIAAAALALSAGECAAADFGRLAHRTDGEKASVVLATRGVSAEGLVKIYEALGRAPRGKVGIKLTFETPGGPYLPPEMLRGLAERVNGTFIESNAMTARRSDAESHMALAAEHGFTAVAPVDILDADGELDMPVTNGKRLTFHRTGSHFADYDSVISVVRFKPHHIEHYGGTLKNLTICLASPAGKCNIHSAGATTERYSPAPMEEQLEAFADAVKAALDYKKDAWVFINVLSSTEPDDGCEGTKNPGDLCILASLDPVAVDQAAVDMTFGAAATEELRREWEDYHHTELLRYAEEAGAGRREYRLVSID; encoded by the coding sequence GTGATTTTAGGACTGTCGCTCATAGCGGCCGCGGCCCTCGCGTTGTCGGCGGGGGAGTGCGCCGCGGCTGACTTCGGCAGACTCGCACACCGCACCGACGGCGAGAAAGCCTCCGTCGTCCTCGCGACGCGCGGCGTGAGCGCCGAAGGGCTCGTGAAAATATACGAGGCGCTCGGACGCGCGCCTCGCGGCAAAGTGGGCATAAAGCTGACATTCGAGACGCCCGGCGGCCCGTACCTGCCGCCCGAGATGCTGCGCGGCCTCGCAGAGCGCGTGAACGGGACCTTCATCGAATCCAACGCGATGACGGCGCGCCGCTCCGACGCGGAGAGCCACATGGCGCTCGCCGCCGAGCACGGCTTCACGGCGGTAGCCCCGGTAGACATCCTTGACGCCGACGGCGAGCTCGACATGCCAGTGACGAACGGCAAGCGGCTGACGTTCCACCGCACCGGCTCGCACTTCGCGGACTACGATTCCGTCATATCGGTCGTGCGCTTCAAGCCGCACCACATCGAACACTACGGCGGCACGCTCAAAAACCTGACGATATGCCTCGCCTCGCCAGCGGGCAAATGCAACATACACAGCGCTGGCGCGACGACAGAACGCTACTCGCCCGCGCCGATGGAAGAACAGCTCGAAGCCTTCGCCGACGCCGTTAAAGCCGCGCTCGACTATAAAAAAGACGCGTGGGTCTTCATCAACGTACTCTCATCGACGGAGCCGGACGACGGCTGCGAAGGCACGAAGAACCCCGGCGACCTCTGCATACTTGCATCGCTCGACCCCGTAGCCGTAGACCAGGCCGCCGTGGACATGACATTCGGCGCGGCGGCGACCGAAGAGCTGCGCCGCGAGTGGGAGGACTACCACCACACCGAACTGCTGCGGTACGCCGAAGAAGCCGGAGCGGGCAGACGCG
- the dmpI gene encoding 4-oxalocrotonate tautomerase DmpI, whose amino-acid sequence MPAITVEAAKLTKEQKNALISELTESASRIMGLPKEIIFVFLKENSPDNIGAGGVALSERDKKTPAE is encoded by the coding sequence ATGCCCGCAATCACGGTGGAAGCCGCTAAGCTTACGAAAGAACAGAAAAACGCGCTCATCAGCGAGCTGACCGAAAGCGCGTCGAGAATCATGGGGCTGCCGAAGGAAATCATCTTCGTCTTCCTTAAAGAGAACAGCCCGGACAACATCGGCGCCGGAGGCGTCGCGCTCTCGGAGCGCGATAAAAAAACGCCGGCAGAGTAA
- a CDS encoding putative quinol monooxygenase has translation MKKTILALLCAAALALPFAGAAAAAEKAPRVNMAEIVVKPECREAFLASVREEMRESLRVEPGVVALYMVADKNDENRLLFFEIYADDEAYQKHRDMPHFKKYIETTKDMAVSKEVIQTAPLELCDRLASAPEK, from the coding sequence ATGAAAAAGACGATATTAGCGTTACTCTGCGCCGCGGCGCTCGCCCTGCCCTTCGCGGGGGCGGCGGCGGCCGCGGAGAAAGCCCCGCGCGTCAACATGGCGGAAATAGTGGTCAAACCAGAATGCCGCGAAGCGTTCCTCGCCTCGGTGCGCGAGGAAATGCGCGAGTCGCTGCGCGTGGAACCCGGCGTCGTCGCGCTCTATATGGTCGCCGACAAAAACGACGAAAACAGGCTCCTTTTCTTTGAGATATACGCGGACGACGAAGCGTACCAGAAACACCGCGACATGCCGCACTTCAAAAAATACATAGAGACGACGAAAGACATGGCCGTCTCCAAAGAAGTCATACAAACGGCGCCGCTCGAGCTATGCGACAGGCTCGCAAGCGCGCCAGAGAAATAA
- a CDS encoding DUF362 domain-containing protein, with product MKKIIARFFCLAAAFALMCGAALAAEGDVPVVYFTKDISPEGLLKIYDKISADISGKVAIKLHTGEPNGPNLLPLELIKALQPHIPNSNIVETNVYYESPRQTTEGHRETIKTNGFDFCKVDIMDESGAVMLPVKGGKHFKEMSMGKSITDYDSMVVYTHFKGHTMGGYGGSLKNIGIGCADGKIGKKMIHAEGGQQWGATQDLLQERMAESAKAVVDHFGKKITFINVMKNMSVDCDCAGSTAAAPALADIGILGSTSLLAVDQATIDMIYQLPENKDGGLRERIETRHGLRQLSYMKELGMGTGEYKLVSLD from the coding sequence ATGAAAAAAATCATCGCGCGCTTTTTTTGTCTCGCCGCGGCCTTCGCGCTCATGTGCGGCGCGGCCCTCGCCGCCGAAGGGGACGTTCCCGTCGTCTACTTCACGAAGGACATAAGCCCTGAGGGCCTTCTCAAAATCTACGACAAGATAAGCGCAGACATCAGCGGCAAGGTGGCGATCAAGCTGCACACGGGAGAGCCGAACGGCCCGAACCTGCTGCCGCTCGAGCTTATCAAGGCGCTCCAGCCGCACATACCGAACAGCAACATCGTCGAGACGAACGTCTATTACGAAAGCCCGCGCCAGACGACAGAGGGACACCGCGAGACTATCAAGACCAACGGCTTCGACTTCTGCAAGGTGGACATCATGGACGAATCCGGCGCCGTGATGCTTCCCGTCAAGGGCGGCAAACATTTCAAAGAGATGTCGATGGGCAAGAGCATAACGGACTACGACTCGATGGTGGTCTACACGCACTTCAAGGGCCACACGATGGGCGGCTACGGCGGCTCGCTCAAGAACATCGGCATAGGCTGCGCCGACGGCAAGATAGGCAAGAAGATGATCCACGCGGAAGGCGGACAGCAGTGGGGCGCGACGCAGGACCTTCTCCAGGAGCGCATGGCGGAATCCGCCAAGGCCGTCGTCGACCACTTCGGCAAGAAGATAACCTTCATCAACGTGATGAAGAACATGTCCGTGGACTGCGACTGCGCCGGCTCGACGGCGGCGGCCCCGGCCCTCGCCGACATAGGCATACTCGGCTCGACGAGCCTGCTCGCCGTGGACCAGGCGACGATAGACATGATTTACCAGCTCCCCGAGAACAAGGACGGCGGGCTGCGCGAGCGCATAGAGACGCGCCACGGCCTGCGCCAGCTCTCGTACATGAAGGAGCTCGGCATGGGCACGGGAGAATATAAGCTCGTCTCGCTCGACTAA
- a CDS encoding flavin reductase family protein, whose product MKKNIGAVLALYPTPAAVVGSLEDGKPNWLMIGHLGIIGHDRILISMHKAHFSNKRIIASKKLSVNMVNEAMLPRADYAGTVSGAAEDKSALFEWHEGEAGTPVIDESPLTMECEVVDNYETETFDNFICKIACTCADEDVLDENGKIDYAKLKPVLFEMPTYSYLRTGEIIGKCRNMAKKEK is encoded by the coding sequence ATGAAGAAAAACATAGGCGCGGTGCTAGCGCTCTACCCGACGCCCGCGGCGGTCGTAGGAAGCCTCGAGGACGGAAAGCCGAACTGGCTGATGATAGGACACCTCGGCATCATAGGCCACGACCGCATACTGATAAGCATGCACAAGGCGCATTTTTCGAACAAGCGCATAATCGCGTCAAAAAAGCTCTCCGTGAACATGGTCAACGAGGCGATGCTGCCGCGCGCCGACTACGCGGGGACCGTGAGCGGCGCGGCTGAGGACAAGTCCGCGTTGTTCGAGTGGCACGAAGGCGAGGCCGGAACTCCGGTCATCGACGAGAGCCCGCTCACGATGGAGTGCGAGGTCGTGGACAACTACGAGACGGAGACCTTCGACAACTTCATCTGCAAAATAGCCTGCACCTGCGCCGACGAGGACGTGCTGGACGAAAACGGCAAAATCGACTACGCGAAGCTGAAGCCGGTGCTCTTCGAGATGCCGACATACTCCTACCTGCGCACCGGCGAAATCATCGGAAAGTGCAGAAACATGGCGAAGAAGGAAAAATAA
- a CDS encoding carboxymuconolactone decarboxylase family protein, whose product MRSKIAALTAAALFAVILGAGACFAEEAPQWAKEIGARGRVKAAEAKTAELFKGDDGAYYKNGGELGQMMTNFVYGDVYNVGKLTDKQRALITLSVLTVNQTLDELKAQVKAAVNAGVSPEEIQEAIYQCAPYIGFSKALAAADKMNEALREKKAAPPKSMATVTEADRGEKGYLTQKSIFPGGLDGMYQSSPENRRHVAEYLASMCFGDFYTRGALDIKTREILTLCIISAQGGCEAQVKAHVQGNLNVGNDEDTMVAAITQCLPYMGFPRTLNALACVDEVVKR is encoded by the coding sequence ATGCGTTCAAAAATAGCGGCGCTCACGGCCGCCGCGCTTTTCGCCGTAATTCTCGGAGCCGGCGCGTGCTTCGCGGAGGAGGCCCCGCAGTGGGCGAAGGAGATAGGCGCGCGCGGCCGCGTCAAGGCGGCGGAGGCGAAGACCGCCGAGCTTTTCAAGGGCGACGACGGCGCGTACTACAAAAACGGCGGCGAGCTCGGGCAGATGATGACGAACTTCGTCTACGGCGACGTGTATAACGTAGGCAAGCTGACGGACAAGCAACGCGCGCTCATCACTCTTTCGGTGCTGACTGTCAACCAGACGCTCGACGAGCTCAAGGCGCAGGTCAAGGCCGCGGTCAACGCCGGCGTGTCGCCGGAGGAGATTCAGGAAGCGATATACCAGTGCGCGCCGTACATAGGCTTCTCCAAGGCGCTCGCGGCGGCGGACAAGATGAACGAGGCTCTGCGCGAAAAGAAGGCCGCGCCGCCCAAGAGCATGGCGACGGTGACCGAAGCCGACCGCGGCGAAAAAGGCTATCTCACGCAGAAATCCATTTTCCCCGGCGGCCTCGACGGAATGTACCAAAGCTCGCCGGAGAACCGCAGACACGTCGCGGAGTATCTCGCCTCGATGTGCTTCGGCGACTTTTACACGCGCGGCGCGCTCGACATAAAGACGCGCGAGATACTGACGCTCTGCATAATCTCGGCGCAGGGCGGCTGCGAGGCGCAGGTCAAGGCGCACGTGCAGGGCAACCTCAACGTCGGCAACGACGAGGATACGATGGTCGCGGCGATAACGCAGTGCCTGCCCTACATGGGTTTCCCGCGGACGCTGAACGCGCTCGCCTGCGTGGACGAGGTCGTTAAACGGTAA
- a CDS encoding deaminase: protein MTETTKMEKILLAVKDSLLPLTLRMVEAGNHVFGGLVLRADDCSVVAAGSNDRVENPIYHGEIDTLRRFFALAERPAPRGCIFVASHAPCPMCAAAIAWAGFREVWMLYGYEAVRDGFDMPVDLAMYREIFGADGPRSENSFYTLRCLRDEAKKHGSPKITKLLAEIDAAYSSMRVCDFEYPGM, encoded by the coding sequence ATGACGGAAACCACAAAAATGGAAAAGATACTGCTGGCGGTGAAAGACTCTCTGCTGCCGCTCACCTTGCGCATGGTCGAGGCCGGCAACCATGTATTCGGCGGCCTCGTGCTGCGCGCGGACGACTGCTCCGTAGTTGCGGCGGGCAGCAACGACCGCGTCGAAAACCCGATATATCACGGCGAGATAGACACGCTGCGCCGCTTCTTCGCTCTTGCGGAGCGCCCCGCGCCGCGCGGCTGCATCTTCGTCGCGAGCCACGCGCCCTGCCCGATGTGCGCCGCCGCCATAGCGTGGGCCGGCTTCCGCGAAGTATGGATGCTCTACGGATACGAAGCCGTGCGCGACGGCTTCGACATGCCGGTCGACCTCGCGATGTACCGCGAGATATTCGGCGCGGACGGCCCGCGCTCGGAAAACTCTTTCTACACGCTGCGCTGTCTGCGCGACGAGGCGAAAAAACACGGAAGCCCGAAAATCACAAAACTGCTGGCCGAGATAGACGCGGCCTATTCGTCGATGCGCGTGTGTGACTTCGAGTACCCCGGCATGTAG
- a CDS encoding ABC transporter ATP-binding protein, which produces MAERNLLEIKDLHVEVEGTEVLKGVSLSVGEGEIHALFGPNGSGKTTLLNTVIGFARYHVTHGSIWFKGKDITNATIDERARLGVGISFQRPPTIRGVTLRSLISFSRPSLTNEEIESTAEKLDAREFLDREINAGLSGGEMKRTEMLQIILQSPDFVCLDEPESGVDLENMALIGKAARIALGRDSFDGAGCRSIKSRRAEYKSGLIITHTGQIMDHVFVDKGHVLMNGEIVCSGNAAELLNEIRNHGYTECFRCAGCAGRNA; this is translated from the coding sequence ATGGCTGAAAGAAATCTGCTTGAGATAAAAGACCTGCACGTTGAAGTCGAGGGCACGGAGGTTCTAAAAGGCGTCTCGCTCTCGGTGGGCGAGGGCGAGATCCACGCGCTCTTCGGGCCTAACGGCTCCGGCAAAACGACGCTGCTCAACACAGTCATCGGCTTCGCGCGCTACCATGTGACGCACGGCTCGATATGGTTCAAGGGAAAGGACATCACGAACGCGACGATAGACGAGCGCGCACGCCTCGGCGTCGGCATCTCGTTCCAGAGGCCGCCGACGATACGCGGCGTCACGCTGCGCTCTCTCATTTCGTTCAGCCGCCCGTCGCTGACGAACGAAGAGATAGAGAGCACGGCGGAAAAGCTCGACGCGCGCGAGTTCCTCGACCGCGAGATAAACGCGGGGCTCTCAGGCGGCGAGATGAAGCGCACCGAAATGCTCCAGATAATCCTCCAGTCGCCGGATTTCGTCTGCCTCGACGAGCCGGAGTCGGGCGTAGACCTTGAGAACATGGCGCTCATCGGCAAAGCCGCGCGCATCGCGCTCGGGCGCGACAGCTTCGACGGCGCGGGCTGCCGCTCGATAAAGAGCCGCCGCGCCGAATACAAATCCGGGCTCATAATCACGCACACGGGGCAGATAATGGATCACGTCTTCGTGGACAAAGGCCACGTGCTGATGAACGGCGAAATAGTATGCTCCGGCAACGCCGCGGAGCTATTGAACGAAATACGCAATCACGGCTATACGGAATGCTTCCGCTGCGCCGGCTGCGCGGGGAGGAATGCCTGA
- a CDS encoding SufD family Fe-S cluster assembly protein has product MKEFKIEEHLDEFRSDAPEHKEIKSIGELPEADRERLLRAGIDEKEKAAGTIVHADHDTVFCNANLKGVQVMPISYAQFKYGLEDYSWKLIEKEQDAFTERAANRKEGGYFIRAEKGAKAEFPVQACMYIETDALAQDVHNIIIAEEGSELSVISGCASGPHVRSGLHVGVSEIYVKKGATLTFTMVHDWAEEMAVRPRTVVVVEEGGKYISNYICLKPAKDLQMYPTVYLNGDRSAAAFNTVLMAGEGSKMDTGSRVYLRGCGSRAEIVSRTVSTGGEIYARGHLIGEAAGVKAHLECNGLLLSNKGMIHAIPELEARHQDLEMSHEAAVGKINQEETEYLMARGLTEAEAQSLIIKGFLSLDILGLPESLRRDVDKMVEESAGAM; this is encoded by the coding sequence ATGAAAGAATTCAAAATCGAAGAACATCTCGACGAGTTCCGCAGCGACGCGCCGGAGCATAAAGAAATAAAAAGCATCGGCGAGCTGCCCGAGGCCGACCGCGAGCGTCTGCTCCGCGCAGGAATAGACGAAAAGGAAAAAGCGGCGGGCACGATAGTCCACGCCGACCACGACACCGTATTCTGCAACGCGAACCTAAAGGGCGTGCAGGTCATGCCCATCTCATACGCGCAGTTCAAATACGGCCTCGAGGACTATAGCTGGAAACTCATCGAAAAAGAGCAGGACGCCTTTACGGAGCGCGCAGCGAACCGCAAAGAGGGCGGCTACTTCATCCGCGCCGAAAAGGGCGCGAAAGCCGAATTCCCCGTGCAGGCCTGCATGTATATAGAAACCGACGCGCTCGCGCAGGACGTCCACAACATCATCATAGCCGAAGAAGGCTCCGAACTCAGCGTCATATCCGGCTGCGCCTCCGGTCCGCACGTGCGCTCCGGCCTCCACGTCGGCGTATCCGAAATCTACGTAAAGAAAGGCGCGACTCTGACCTTCACGATGGTACACGACTGGGCCGAGGAAATGGCCGTCCGTCCGCGCACCGTCGTCGTGGTCGAAGAGGGCGGAAAATACATATCGAACTACATCTGCCTGAAGCCCGCTAAGGACCTGCAGATGTACCCGACGGTCTACCTCAACGGCGACCGCTCGGCCGCGGCCTTCAACACCGTGCTCATGGCCGGCGAAGGCTCGAAGATGGACACCGGCTCGCGCGTCTACCTGCGCGGGTGCGGCAGCCGCGCCGAGATAGTATCGCGCACAGTCTCGACCGGCGGCGAAATATACGCGCGCGGACATCTCATAGGCGAAGCCGCCGGCGTCAAGGCGCACCTTGAATGCAACGGCCTGCTGCTCTCGAACAAAGGCATGATACACGCGATCCCCGAGCTCGAAGCGCGCCACCAGGACCTCGAAATGTCGCACGAGGCCGCCGTCGGCAAAATAAACCAGGAAGAGACGGAATACCTAATGGCGCGCGGCCTCACCGAAGCCGAGGCGCAGTCGCTCATCATCAAGGGCTTCCTCTCGCTCGACATCCTGGGCCTGCCCGAGTCGCTGCGCCGCGACGTGGACAAGATGGTGGAAGAATCCGCCGGCGCGATGTAG
- a CDS encoding metal-sensing transcriptional repressor: MRQCMDAENLHRRLNKIIGQVKAVDRMVDEDIPCEDVLAQINAAKSALHRVGQIVLEGHIKHCVRDGIEHGDADKTIESFTKAVERFANMK; encoded by the coding sequence ATGAGACAATGTATGGACGCGGAGAACCTTCACAGAAGGCTCAACAAAATCATAGGGCAGGTGAAGGCCGTAGACAGGATGGTGGACGAGGACATCCCGTGCGAGGACGTGCTCGCGCAGATAAACGCCGCTAAATCCGCGCTCCACAGGGTCGGGCAGATAGTCCTCGAAGGGCACATAAAGCACTGCGTCCGCGACGGCATCGAGCACGGCGACGCGGACAAGACGATAGAGAGCTTCACGAAAGCCGTAGAGCGCTTCGCGAATATGAAATGA
- a CDS encoding cation-translocating P-type ATPase yields the protein MIEKLEKLLEWGGVRRDAAFLAISGAALAASFFGYGGLPFDPAWIAIVLCGAPIILEAFIGLVTAFDVKADLLVSMALAASVSIGEDFAAGEVAFIMQIGALLEDLTVAKARAGIEKLVRLTPRTARVLRGGAEAEIPAEEVAAGDVLRVLPGETIPADGVVLDGQTSVDQSVMTGEPMPVDKGPGDEVSSGTINQYGGFTMKATRAGGDSSFQRMVRLVQSADAGKAKIVRLADRWAAWIVAAALVSALAVWLVTGEAIRGVTILVVFCPCALVLATPTAIMAAVGNCTRYGVLVREGDALERLAQIKKIAFDKTGTLTYGKPSVAAVRSFAAGVSDTELLSLAASAELRSEHPLGRALVGRARAGGVTVREPDGFSMLPGLGVEASVTGRDVLAGNEALLARRGVSVGGEIKEAARGLESEGAIIVWLALDGRCAGFAAFSDEMRPGAPDAVRRLKKLGVSPVLLSGDRSEAVARAARLAGIEETRCECRPEDKINAIKGFQAAGAPVCMVGDGVNDAPALRAAYAGIAMGGVGSDIAVESAGVVLVGDDTDVLPRLFALSRRMMTTIKLNMAFSMTLNFAAIALAAAGILNPVAGALVHNAGSVLVIINSSLLLKWKRTD from the coding sequence ATGATAGAAAAACTGGAAAAACTTCTCGAATGGGGCGGCGTCAGGCGCGACGCGGCGTTTCTCGCAATTTCGGGCGCGGCGCTCGCGGCGAGCTTTTTCGGGTACGGCGGGCTGCCCTTCGACCCGGCGTGGATAGCTATCGTGCTATGCGGCGCTCCGATAATCCTTGAGGCGTTCATCGGCCTCGTCACAGCCTTCGACGTGAAGGCCGACCTGCTCGTTTCGATGGCGCTCGCCGCATCGGTGAGCATCGGCGAGGATTTCGCCGCGGGCGAGGTGGCATTCATCATGCAGATAGGCGCGCTGCTCGAAGATCTGACGGTCGCGAAGGCACGAGCTGGCATAGAAAAGCTCGTGCGCCTCACGCCGCGGACTGCGCGAGTGCTGCGCGGCGGCGCGGAGGCCGAGATACCGGCGGAAGAAGTCGCGGCGGGCGATGTACTCCGCGTGCTGCCTGGCGAGACGATCCCCGCGGACGGCGTCGTGCTCGACGGGCAGACTTCGGTCGACCAGTCCGTTATGACCGGGGAGCCGATGCCAGTGGACAAAGGGCCGGGGGACGAAGTGTCTAGCGGCACGATCAACCAGTACGGCGGCTTCACGATGAAGGCGACGCGCGCGGGCGGAGACAGCTCGTTCCAGCGCATGGTGCGCCTCGTGCAGTCCGCCGACGCGGGCAAGGCGAAGATAGTGCGTCTCGCCGACCGCTGGGCTGCGTGGATAGTCGCGGCGGCGCTCGTCTCGGCGCTCGCCGTTTGGCTCGTCACAGGCGAGGCGATACGCGGCGTCACTATCCTCGTCGTCTTCTGCCCTTGCGCGCTCGTGCTCGCAACGCCTACCGCCATCATGGCGGCGGTCGGGAACTGCACGAGGTACGGCGTGCTCGTGCGCGAAGGGGACGCTCTGGAACGCCTTGCACAGATAAAAAAAATCGCCTTCGACAAAACCGGGACTCTGACCTACGGAAAGCCATCCGTCGCCGCGGTGCGCAGCTTCGCCGCCGGAGTATCCGACACGGAGCTGCTTTCGCTCGCCGCCTCGGCGGAGCTGCGCTCTGAGCATCCGCTGGGCAGGGCGCTCGTCGGGCGGGCCCGCGCCGGGGGCGTGACGGTGCGCGAACCCGACGGATTTTCCATGCTCCCGGGACTCGGGGTGGAAGCCTCCGTCACGGGGCGCGATGTGCTCGCCGGCAACGAAGCGCTGCTCGCGCGCCGCGGCGTATCGGTCGGGGGTGAAATCAAGGAAGCCGCGCGCGGCCTTGAGAGCGAGGGGGCGATAATCGTCTGGCTCGCGCTCGACGGGAGGTGCGCGGGCTTCGCCGCCTTCTCCGACGAAATGCGCCCTGGCGCGCCCGACGCCGTGCGCCGCCTGAAAAAGCTCGGCGTCTCTCCGGTGCTGCTCAGCGGCGACAGGAGCGAGGCGGTAGCCCGCGCCGCGCGCCTCGCGGGAATAGAAGAAACGCGCTGCGAATGCCGACCAGAGGATAAAATCAACGCGATAAAGGGATTTCAGGCCGCCGGGGCGCCTGTCTGCATGGTGGGCGACGGCGTCAACGACGCGCCCGCGCTGCGCGCCGCCTACGCTGGCATAGCTATGGGCGGCGTCGGCAGCGACATAGCCGTCGAGTCCGCCGGCGTAGTGCTTGTAGGCGACGACACAGACGTGCTGCCGCGCCTCTTCGCGCTCTCGCGCCGCATGATGACGACGATAAAGCTCAACATGGCCTTTTCAATGACGCTCAACTTCGCCGCAATAGCGCTCGCCGCCGCCGGGATACTGAATCCCGTCGCGGGCGCGCTCGTCCACAACGCCGGCTCTGTGCTTGTCATAATAAATTCGTCTCTGCTGCTGAAGTGGAAGAGAACGGATTAA
- a CDS encoding Crp/Fnr family transcriptional regulator produces MISTNTPCYFFTGDFSAFHGYFLSRPHEARRFARGEFLWRPGEPFGNIHYIMSGAARCCVEHENGRRKIISFHGAGTIFPVYHERDYKIELAVTTEALSPVETLAFTKSGFRAMFEENRALAAAVVEWYASYVNLLLYDTAHQEYNGSFLKLCNLLYLLAPSGGLEAITQEELADVLGTSRVNLTRGLAQLRSEGVVRTRRGCVEIIDREALARRCSLETVDQPDD; encoded by the coding sequence GTGATTTCCACGAATACGCCGTGTTATTTTTTCACGGGCGATTTTTCCGCCTTTCACGGATATTTCCTTTCGCGTCCGCACGAGGCGCGCCGTTTCGCGCGCGGCGAATTTCTGTGGCGTCCCGGCGAGCCTTTCGGGAATATCCACTACATCATGTCTGGCGCGGCGCGCTGCTGCGTCGAGCACGAGAACGGGCGGCGCAAGATAATCTCGTTCCACGGCGCCGGGACGATTTTTCCGGTCTATCACGAGCGCGATTATAAGATCGAGCTCGCGGTGACGACGGAGGCGCTTTCTCCCGTCGAGACGCTCGCGTTCACAAAATCCGGCTTTCGCGCGATGTTCGAGGAGAACCGCGCGCTCGCCGCCGCGGTCGTCGAGTGGTACGCCTCTTACGTGAATCTGCTGCTTTATGATACGGCGCACCAGGAGTACAACGGCTCTTTCCTGAAGCTCTGCAATCTGCTTTATCTGCTCGCGCCGTCCGGAGGGCTCGAGGCAATAACGCAGGAGGAGCTGGCCGACGTGCTCGGCACGAGCCGCGTGAATCTCACGCGCGGCCTCGCGCAGCTCCGGAGCGAAGGCGTCGTCCGCACGCGGCGCGGCTGCGTGGAAATCATCGACCGCGAAGCGCTAGCGCGCCGCTGCTCGCTTGAGACGGTCGATCAGCCCGACGATTAG
- a CDS encoding TIGR04076 family protein, whose protein sequence is MKKVKITVLKTTLDKELAEEYGAEGLGPCPMMLAGQEFYADYAKPEGFCDEAWKAIYQYVFALAHGAGGGVFYYGDWIRKPGVAICSCNDGLRPVIFKLEATDEESKLDYTPVR, encoded by the coding sequence ATGAAAAAAGTAAAAATAACGGTGCTCAAGACGACGCTCGACAAAGAACTAGCGGAAGAATACGGAGCGGAAGGGCTCGGCCCCTGCCCGATGATGCTGGCCGGGCAGGAATTCTACGCCGACTACGCAAAGCCCGAGGGCTTCTGCGACGAGGCGTGGAAAGCGATATACCAGTACGTCTTCGCGCTCGCGCACGGCGCGGGCGGCGGCGTCTTCTACTACGGCGACTGGATAAGAAAGCCCGGCGTCGCGATATGCAGCTGCAACGACGGCCTGCGCCCGGTGATATTCAAGCTCGAGGCCACTGACGAGGAATCGAAGCTGGACTACACGCCGGTGCGGTAA
- a CDS encoding alpha/beta hydrolase: MHLEADLYYKGNLEQEKVILFVPGTALSPEIYKNVRIPCGYEAVYLSWHDAPGYHSIESTADKILRLVRQHACRNIILVGHSSGGFIVMQTYFSLPNKSIITGILLCDTGCNTIGHINNKPPEEIKASWSEEKTRIAFLERCFSSSIDGETFAHLEAYSARISPQARIEPWVSQLHLDFTQRLCEISCPTMVVHGIDDKARPIAHAQQLAHGIRTLSCS; the protein is encoded by the coding sequence ATGCATCTAGAAGCAGATTTATACTATAAGGGCAATTTAGAGCAGGAAAAGGTTATACTCTTTGTCCCAGGAACTGCGTTAAGCCCTGAGATTTATAAAAATGTTCGTATCCCTTGCGGGTACGAGGCCGTCTATCTGTCTTGGCATGATGCACCTGGCTATCACAGCATAGAGAGTACGGCGGATAAAATACTACGCCTAGTTCGTCAGCACGCGTGCCGCAACATCATTCTTGTCGGGCATTCTTCCGGTGGATTTATCGTAATGCAGACTTATTTTTCTCTGCCCAATAAATCAATCATCACTGGAATACTGCTATGTGACACTGGCTGCAATACGATAGGGCATATCAACAACAAGCCTCCGGAAGAGATCAAGGCGTCGTGGAGCGAGGAAAAAACACGTATAGCTTTCTTAGAAAGGTGCTTTTCGAGCAGCATTGACGGCGAAACATTTGCACATCTAGAAGCATACAGCGCACGCATCAGCCCTCAAGCTAGAATCGAGCCATGGGTTTCACAGCTTCATCTGGATTTTACACAACGGCTCTGTGAAATCTCCTGCCCAACAATGGTTGTCCATGGAATAGATGACAAAGCGCGTCCCATAGCGCACGCTCAGCAGTTGGCGCATGGTATTCGCACTCTGAGCTGTTCATAA